TAGCGCAGCTCGACGAAGCCTTGGCAGGGGAAGATCCCGCCCCGGTGCTCACCAGCCTGAGTCGCGGAAAAGAGGCCCGCTCCCGTTTTCGCTTTCCTTCGTCATGAGGCAGACCATGCAGTATCTCGTCCAGCCCGGTGGTGCCCTGCGTGGCCGCCTGCGTGTCCCGGGGGATAAATCCATTTCCCATCGTGCCGTCATTCTCGGCGCCCTGGCCGAAGGGGTCACGGAAGTCCGCGGCTTGCTCGAGGGCGCCGATGTCCTCGCCACCATTGCTGCTTTTCGCGCCATGGGGGTAGAGATCGAGGGCCCGCGCGAGGGCTGGCTACGCATCCACGGGGTTGGCTTGCGCGGTCTGCAGGCGCCGCAGGCTCCCCTCGATTGCGGCAATTCCGGAACCGCCATGCGCCTGCTTGCCGGAGTCCTCGCCGGGCAGCCTTTTGCCAGCTCCCTGACGGGGGATGAAAGCCTGCAGCGTCGTCCCATGGGGCGGGTGATTGATCCATTACAGGCCATGGGGGCACGGATCACGTCCAAGGAGGGCAGGGCGCCGCTGCAGATCGAGGGCGCCACTCTGCACGGCATCGATTACGTTCTGCCCATGGCCAGTGCCCAGGTAAAATCCGCCATACTTCTCGCCGGACTCTATGCCGAGGGTCGCACCTGCGTACAGGAACCGGCGCCGACCCGGGATCACAGCGAACGTATGCTACGCGGCTTTGGCTATACACTGGAGCAGGAACCCCTACGTGCGTGTCTGCAAGGTGGGGGCGCACTGCAGGGGCAGGCCATCGACGTGCCGGCAGACATCTCCTCCGCGACCTTTTTTCTGCTCGGCGCTACCATTGCCCCGGATTCTGATCTCTTGCTCGAGAATGTCGGTATCAACCCCACGCGTACCGGAGTGATCGAGATCCTTACGCGGATGGGTGCGCGCATCGATCTCACCCAGTTGCGCGAAGTAGGCGGCGAGCCGGTGGCAGACATCCGGGTGCGCTCGGCCAAGCTGCAGGGCATCGATATTCCGCCGCGTCTGGTGCCCTTGGCCATCGACGAATTCCCGGCGATTTTCGTGGCTGCTGCCTGTGCCGAAGGCCAGACGCGGGTGCGGGAAGCCGCAGAGCTGCGCGTGAAGGAAAGCGATCGCATCGCAGTGATGGCAGCGGGGCTGCGTAGTCTGGGAATCAAGGTGGAGGAGAGCGCCGATGGCGCGCTGATCCACGGTGGCAGTCTTACTGGCGGAACCGTCGACAGCCATGGTGATCATCGCATTGCCATGTCCTTTGCCATGGCCGCCCTGCGTTCACAGGAACCGATCCAGATTCTGGACTGCGAGAATGTCGCTACCTCCTTCCCCACGTTTCCCGAGCTTGCCCGGCAGGCCGGTTTGGATCTGGCGCAGGTGAACCCATGAGCGACGTTCCGGTCATTACCATCGATGGCCCCGGGGGCGTCGGCAAGGGTACCCTCAGCCGACTGCTCGCGGCGCGCCTCGGTTGGCATCTGCTCGACAGTGGCATGATCTATCGCGCCATGGGCTTGGCGGCGGCGCGAGCCGGCCTGCTGCAAGCGCAGCCTCTGGATGAAGCGGCACTGATTGCTCTGGCGCGGGATTTGCCGCTGCATTTTGCGGAGCAGGACGGTGAGACCCATGCCTTCCTGGATAGCGAGGATGTCACTCAGGAAATACGTAGTGCCGAGGCGGGACAGCGCGCCTCGCAACTGGCCGTGATTCCGGAACTGCGTCGTGCGCTGCTGCAGCGGCAGCGGGATTTTCGCCGCCCGCCCGGACTGGTAGCTGATGGCCGCGATATGGGGACGGTGGTGTTTGCTGATGCGCCCCTCAAGGTATTTATCACTGCAAGTGTCGAAGAGCGTTCCAAGAGGAGGCTAAAACAGTTGCTAGAACAGGGCGCTAGTGCTACTCTCGCGCAGGTTGAAATGGAGATCGCCGAGCGCGATCGACGTGATCGCGAGCGCAGTGTAGCGCCTCTGGTGCCCGCACCGGAGGCGCGTATTCTGGACAACAGCGGTCAGACCATTGAACAGACTTACCGGGTCCTCGAAGGGTGGGCGCGTGACACCCTCGGGGAGTTTTTTTGTTGCCAATGATGGCAGTTACAGAATGTATCGGGGCAGAGCAGCGCTCCATCACGAGGTTTAGCGAATTTTATGACCACCCTACACAGTGAAGTGCAGTCCGAACCGAGTTTTGCCGAACTCTTTGCCGAAAGTGAAAGCTCTCAGGGCCTCAAGCCTGGAGACCTGCTCGTCGGTACCGTGACCCGGGTCGATAACGACATCGTCATGGTTGATGTCGGCCTCAAATCCGAAGGTCCCATCCCTGCCGAACAGTTCCGCAACACCGAGGGTGTCTTGGAAGTCCAGGTTGGTGACCAGGTAGAGGTTTGTCTGGAGTCCGTCGAAGATGGCATGGGCGAAACCCGCTTGTCGCGCGAAAAAGCGCGTCGTGCCAAGACCTGGGAAGAGCTCGAGACGGCCTTCGCCGACAATGCTGTGGTCAAGGGCTTCCTCACCGGCAAGGTGAAGGGCGGCTTCACGGTCAGTATCGACGGTGTGCGCGCCTTCCTGCCCGGCTCTTTGGTGGATGTGCGCCCGGTGCGGGACGTTGCCTATCTGGAAGGCAAAGAGCTGGAGATGAAGATCATCAAGCTCGACCGCAAGCGCAACAACGTCGTCGTTTCGCGGCGTGCGGTGGTCGAGCAGGAGCAGAGTGCCGAGCGTGGCCAGCTGCTGGAAAGCATCCAGGAGGGCGCGATTCTGCAGGGTGTGGTCAAGAACCTCACCGACTACGGTGCATTCATCGATTTGGGCGGCATTGATGGCCTGCTGCACATCACCGACATGGGCTGGCGTCGGGTGAAGCATCCCAGTGAAGTGGTCAATGCTGGTGACGAAGTCAAGGTGGTCGTCCTCAAGTTTGATCGGGAACGGGGCCGTATTTCCCTCGGCATGAAGCAGTTGGGTGCCGATCCCTGGCAGGACATTGCCCGTCGTTACCCCGAGCACACCCGTATCTTTGGTAAGGTCACCAACATCACCGACTATGGCGCGTTTGTCGAAATCGAGGATGGAGTCGAAGGCCTCGTGCATGTCTCCGAGATCGATTGGACCAACAAGAATGTCAATCCTGCCAAGGCCTTGCACCTGGGTCAGGAAGTGGAAGTAATGGTTCTTGACATCGATGAAGAGCGTCGCCGTATCTCTCTTGGTATCAAGCAATGCCTGCCAAATCCCTGGGAAGAATTCTCCGACAACTTCCAGAAGGGCGACCGGGTATCCGGGCAGATCAAGAGCATTACCGATTTTGGCGTGTTCATCGGTCTGGACGGTGGCATCGACGGTCTCATCCATCTCTCCGACCTTTCCTGGGATCGCCCTGGAGAAGAGGCTGTTCGCGACTTCAAGAAAGGCGATTCGGTGGATGCCGTCGTGCTCAGCATCGATCCCGAGCGGGAGCGCATCAGTCTGGGTATCAAGCAGCTCGAAAACGATCCGTTCCTTCAGTTTGTGGCAGCAAATGACAAGGGCGAGTTGCTCGACGGTGAAGTCATCAGCGTCGACGGTAAAGGTGCCCTGGTTCGTCTGGCCGAAGGGGTCGAAGGATTCCTGCCCACGCGCGAGATCGCCAAAGGTACGCAGCTGCAGGAGGGTAGCCCGGTGCGCGTCGCGATTGCCGTGGTCGATCGGAAAAACCGCAGCTTGACCCTGGGCAGCAAGGCGCGCGAAGCGGTGCACAGCCAGTCGTCGGAAGATCAGGCAGCCCTGGTGCAGCAGTATGCGCGCAGCGCCGCAACCGGCACTACGAGCCTTGGCGACCTGATCAAGGAGCAGCTCAAGCGTAAGCAGGAAGAAGAGGGCTGAGTTCGCCTTTTGTTGGGCCATCGATGAGTTGCGTCCGATGGCCTGCTTCTTTTCTGTGGACTGGGAGGATTGCCAATGACAAAGTCGGAATTGATCAAATATATCAGTGCGAAACACCCACTGTTACCGCCACGGGACATTGAAAATGCCACCCGCCATATTCTCGAATATTTGAGTGACGCGTTACAACAGGATGAACGGATCGAGATCCGTGGCTTCGGGAGCTTTTCCCTGCATATTCGTCCGGAAAAGGTGGGGCGCAATCCGCGTACTGGCGAATCGGTGCGAGTGCCGGAAAAACGGGTACCGCATTTCAAGGCCGGCAAGGAGTTGCGGGAGCAGGTCGACTACGCCCCTGCGTCCGTAAGTTAGTTGCAGCCTCCGCCATGGGTACGCTGACCCTGGCCCTGATCCTGCTGCTTCCACTCGCCTTTCTGGCAGGTTGGTGGGTTTCCGCCCGTCGTGTCCGCCGTCCGTCGCCCGTTCCTTTGCCTCGTGCCTATGTGCAAGGCTTGGGGCACCTTCTCGGTGAGCGCAACGACGAGGCGGTAAAAACCTTCCTCGATGCGCTGCGCCGCTACCCCGAGAGCTCCGAACTTCTGCTGGCCCTGGGGCGTATGTTCCGACGTCGCGGTGAGCTGGAGCGGGCGCTCAGCGTGCATCAACATCTACTCGATCAGCAAGAGCTGGATGTGCTGGGCAAGCAGGAAGTTCTGCTGGAAATGGCCCGTGACTATCTCAAGGCAGGGATCCTCAACCGTGCCGAGGTGATTCTGGTGGAATTGTTGCACAAGGATGGTGACTCCTTGCCGGCACGCCAACTCCTCGCGGAGGTCTATGAGCTGGGGGGCGACTGGGAGCAGGCCATACGAACCCGGCGAGCATTGCGGGACCATGGTCAGATGGGCCAAAACCGAATCATCGCCCTGCTCTATTGCGAGCTTGCGGAGGAGAGCCTGCGTCGCGAGGAAGCCGTCGAGGCGTACTTGAGTGAAGCGGAGCGGGCAGACCCGCAATGCCCCCGGCTTGCACTGCTGCGTGGCCGGATTGCCCATGGGCAGTGCGATTTTGAAGCTGCGGCGCGTCAATGGTCGACACTGCTGCGAGCTGATCGATTCGCGGTGCTGGCGCAAATACTGGTGCCGTATCTGGAGAGCCTGCACAATTGCGAAGCGTCGATCGATTGTCGCGCCTGGCGCGCGCAGTTGCTGGCGCTGGCAGACAGTGCCTCGCTCCTGCTGCCACGGCTCATAGATGCCGTGCGTGAAGTCGAGGGGGATGCTGCGGTCATCGCGTTGCTGCAGGACAAGCTGCAGGAAGGGGATGATCGCGTCGTACTGCAGCTCTATCTGCGGGCCGGCGGCGATGTCACCGCAGTCGTACCGCGGATGCAGCGAACGATTGTAGAGTTACCCCTTGCCGACGGCCTCTTTCATTGTCAGCACTGTGGCTATCAGACTGGAGAATTTTATTGGCGCTGCCCTAGCTGCCGCCATTGGGACACCTTTCGCAGCGGAGGACTTGCGGCATGACCCCACTCATCGTAGCCCTTGATTTTCCTGATGCACGAACGGCCCTGAGCACGGCCGATCGCCTCGACCCACAACAATGCCGGGTAAAGGTTGGCAAAGAGCTGTTTACCCGTGCCGGCCCGACAGTGGTGGAAAAACTCCAAGCACGCGGTTTCCAGGTATTTCTCGATCTGAAATTCCACGACATCCCGGCAACCGTCGCAGGAGCCTGTCGGGCGGCAGCCGAGCTGGGGGTATGGATGCTCAATGTGCATGCCAGCGGCGGGCGGGCGATGCTCGAAGCCGCGCGGGACGCCGTGTCCGTCAGCGCGGCACCGCCGCTGCTGATTGCTGTCACTGTCCTCACCAGTCTGGGCGCTGCCGATCTGGAAGAGATTGGCTGCCACAGCAAGCCCGCCGAGCAGGTGCGACGGCTCGCAGCGCTGGCGGCGGATGCCGGGCTTGCCGGCGTCGTCTGCTCTGCCCAGGAGGCCGGGCAATTGCGGCAGGAACTGCCAGCATTGCTACGCGTCACACCGGGAATTCGTCCGGCGGGCTCTGCCCGGGATGACCAGCGGCGTGTCCTCACACCCGCCGAGGCTCTGGCGCAAGGCTCCGATTTCCTGGTGATCGGAAGACCGATCACGGCTGCCCCCGATCCTGCTGCCGTCGTCGCCTCGATCATTGCTGATATAGCCGCGGCAGGTGTCGCGTAATTCGCCCCTATTTTGGAGAATCGAAAAATGTCGAAGCCAATGTTCAGTGCCGATCAGCTCGTCGCCCTCTACGAGCAGGACGGCGCACTCCTGCACGGTCACTTTTTGCTTTCCTCGGGTTTGCACAGCGATACCTATCTGCAATCGGCTCGGGTGTTGCAGTATCCCGAGCATGCGGCGCAGGTTGCCGAGGCAATGGTCGCCGGTATCCCCGCGGCACTGCGCACGCAGATCACCGCGGTTGTCGGTCCGGCCATGGGCGCGGTCATCGTTGCCCATGAGTGTGGACGGGCCTTGGGGGTGCGCGCCTTCTTCAC
This sequence is a window from Acidithiobacillus sp. AMEEHan. Protein-coding genes within it:
- the aroA gene encoding 3-phosphoshikimate 1-carboxyvinyltransferase: MQYLVQPGGALRGRLRVPGDKSISHRAVILGALAEGVTEVRGLLEGADVLATIAAFRAMGVEIEGPREGWLRIHGVGLRGLQAPQAPLDCGNSGTAMRLLAGVLAGQPFASSLTGDESLQRRPMGRVIDPLQAMGARITSKEGRAPLQIEGATLHGIDYVLPMASAQVKSAILLAGLYAEGRTCVQEPAPTRDHSERMLRGFGYTLEQEPLRACLQGGGALQGQAIDVPADISSATFFLLGATIAPDSDLLLENVGINPTRTGVIEILTRMGARIDLTQLREVGGEPVADIRVRSAKLQGIDIPPRLVPLAIDEFPAIFVAAACAEGQTRVREAAELRVKESDRIAVMAAGLRSLGIKVEESADGALIHGGSLTGGTVDSHGDHRIAMSFAMAALRSQEPIQILDCENVATSFPTFPELARQAGLDLAQVNP
- the cmk gene encoding (d)CMP kinase, with the translated sequence MSDVPVITIDGPGGVGKGTLSRLLAARLGWHLLDSGMIYRAMGLAAARAGLLQAQPLDEAALIALARDLPLHFAEQDGETHAFLDSEDVTQEIRSAEAGQRASQLAVIPELRRALLQRQRDFRRPPGLVADGRDMGTVVFADAPLKVFITASVEERSKRRLKQLLEQGASATLAQVEMEIAERDRRDRERSVAPLVPAPEARILDNSGQTIEQTYRVLEGWARDTLGEFFCCQ
- the rpsA gene encoding 30S ribosomal protein S1; translated protein: MTTLHSEVQSEPSFAELFAESESSQGLKPGDLLVGTVTRVDNDIVMVDVGLKSEGPIPAEQFRNTEGVLEVQVGDQVEVCLESVEDGMGETRLSREKARRAKTWEELETAFADNAVVKGFLTGKVKGGFTVSIDGVRAFLPGSLVDVRPVRDVAYLEGKELEMKIIKLDRKRNNVVVSRRAVVEQEQSAERGQLLESIQEGAILQGVVKNLTDYGAFIDLGGIDGLLHITDMGWRRVKHPSEVVNAGDEVKVVVLKFDRERGRISLGMKQLGADPWQDIARRYPEHTRIFGKVTNITDYGAFVEIEDGVEGLVHVSEIDWTNKNVNPAKALHLGQEVEVMVLDIDEERRRISLGIKQCLPNPWEEFSDNFQKGDRVSGQIKSITDFGVFIGLDGGIDGLIHLSDLSWDRPGEEAVRDFKKGDSVDAVVLSIDPERERISLGIKQLENDPFLQFVAANDKGELLDGEVISVDGKGALVRLAEGVEGFLPTREIAKGTQLQEGSPVRVAIAVVDRKNRSLTLGSKAREAVHSQSSEDQAALVQQYARSAATGTTSLGDLIKEQLKRKQEEEG
- a CDS encoding integration host factor subunit beta; translation: MTKSELIKYISAKHPLLPPRDIENATRHILEYLSDALQQDERIEIRGFGSFSLHIRPEKVGRNPRTGESVRVPEKRVPHFKAGKELREQVDYAPASVS
- a CDS encoding tetratricopeptide repeat protein — its product is MGTLTLALILLLPLAFLAGWWVSARRVRRPSPVPLPRAYVQGLGHLLGERNDEAVKTFLDALRRYPESSELLLALGRMFRRRGELERALSVHQHLLDQQELDVLGKQEVLLEMARDYLKAGILNRAEVILVELLHKDGDSLPARQLLAEVYELGGDWEQAIRTRRALRDHGQMGQNRIIALLYCELAEESLRREEAVEAYLSEAERADPQCPRLALLRGRIAHGQCDFEAAARQWSTLLRADRFAVLAQILVPYLESLHNCEASIDCRAWRAQLLALADSASLLLPRLIDAVREVEGDAAVIALLQDKLQEGDDRVVLQLYLRAGGDVTAVVPRMQRTIVELPLADGLFHCQHCGYQTGEFYWRCPSCRHWDTFRSGGLAA
- the pyrF gene encoding orotidine-5'-phosphate decarboxylase, coding for MTPLIVALDFPDARTALSTADRLDPQQCRVKVGKELFTRAGPTVVEKLQARGFQVFLDLKFHDIPATVAGACRAAAELGVWMLNVHASGGRAMLEAARDAVSVSAAPPLLIAVTVLTSLGAADLEEIGCHSKPAEQVRRLAALAADAGLAGVVCSAQEAGQLRQELPALLRVTPGIRPAGSARDDQRRVLTPAEALAQGSDFLVIGRPITAAPDPAAVVASIIADIAAAGVA